A region of bacterium BMS3Abin14 DNA encodes the following proteins:
- a CDS encoding NADPH-dependent FMN reductase, whose translation MVLSDKMIEMCETSRWDFSDLRALFLNCTLKKTPELSHTEGLVRIARAIMEKNGVSVETLRPVDFDIASGVYPDMTQHGWDHDDWPRIYEKVKDAHILVITSPIWLGEKSSICTQTIERLYSSSGDLNDGGQYAYYGGVGGCLITGNEDGAKHCAMNILYSLQHLGYVIPPQADAAWLGEAGPGPSYLDAGSGGPENDFTNRNTTFMTWNLMHMARMIKDAGGIPAHGNQRSKWDAGCRSDYPNPEYR comes from the coding sequence ATGGTGCTAAGCGACAAAATGATCGAGATGTGCGAGACCAGCCGCTGGGATTTTTCCGATCTCCGGGCGTTGTTCCTCAACTGCACACTGAAAAAGACCCCCGAATTGTCCCACACCGAGGGATTGGTCAGGATTGCCAGAGCCATCATGGAGAAAAACGGTGTTTCCGTCGAGACACTCCGCCCCGTGGACTTTGACATCGCGAGCGGCGTTTACCCGGATATGACTCAGCACGGCTGGGACCATGACGATTGGCCCCGGATCTACGAGAAGGTCAAGGATGCCCATATCCTTGTCATTACGTCTCCCATCTGGCTCGGAGAGAAGTCGTCAATATGTACCCAGACCATTGAACGCCTCTACTCCTCATCAGGGGACCTTAACGACGGTGGACAGTACGCTTATTATGGAGGAGTCGGCGGATGTCTGATCACGGGAAACGAGGACGGGGCCAAGCACTGCGCCATGAATATTCTCTATTCCCTTCAGCATCTGGGATATGTCATCCCGCCCCAGGCGGATGCCGCATGGCTCGGCGAGGCTGGGCCGGGGCCCTCCTACCTGGACGCCGGATCGGGCGGGCCTGAAAATGACTTCACCAACCGCAATACCACCTTCATGACCTGGAACCTGATGCACATGGCCCGCATGATAAAGGATGCCGGCGGTATTCCCGCCCACGGGAATCAGCGTTCGAAGTGGGATGCCGGGTGCAGGAGCGATTATCCCAATCCTGAGTACAGATAA
- the smpB gene encoding SsrA-binding protein, with protein MAAGRTIVVNRQARYNYEIVETMEAGISLMGTEVKSIREGKANIKESYADIRDGEVFLVGAHISPYTQGNINNHDPLRERKLLLHAREIRRLAGKVAEKGLTLVPLRLYLKGRRIKLELGLGRGKKLHDKRETIKKRDQEREIAREMERRG; from the coding sequence ATGGCAGCGGGTCGCACAATAGTCGTGAACCGCCAGGCGCGGTATAACTATGAGATAGTGGAGACCATGGAGGCCGGGATTTCCCTCATGGGCACGGAGGTAAAGTCCATCCGGGAAGGGAAGGCCAACATCAAGGAGAGCTACGCCGACATACGGGACGGCGAGGTCTTCCTCGTGGGTGCCCACATCAGTCCGTATACTCAGGGCAACATCAACAACCACGATCCTTTAAGGGAACGTAAACTCCTGCTGCACGCCCGTGAGATCAGGAGGCTTGCCGGAAAGGTTGCCGAAAAGGGGCTGACGCTGGTCCCACTGCGGCTTTATCTCAAGGGCCGAAGGATTAAATTGGAGCTTGGATTGGGGCGCGGCAAGAAACTGCACGATAAACGGGAGACGATAAAGAAACGCGATCAGGAACGGGAAATCGCCCGGGAGATGGAGCGTCGCGGATAG